The following coding sequences lie in one Psychrobacter arenosus genomic window:
- the pqqE gene encoding pyrroloquinoline quinone biosynthesis protein PqqE, translating into MTAPVGLPLWLLAELTYRCPLQCPYCSNPVDYAQYKKELTTQEWFDVFDQARQMGAVQLGFSGGEPLVRQDLEELVAYAHNKGFYTNLITSGMGLNASRIARLKEAGLDHIQISFQASDPTVNNALAGSKHAFEQKYEMSRLVKQYDYPMVLNFVIHRQNIDQIDQIIELCLELEADTVELAICQFYGWAYENIQGLLPTKDQVVRAERITNEYREKIRALNIKCKLIFVVPDYYEERPKPCMDGWGKIFLTVAPDGTALPCHAARQMPIQFPNVRDTQLADIWYESASFNQFRGEDWMTDLCQSCPEKGRDYGGCRCQAFMLTGDAKNADPVCGKSPYHYLIEEARVNSETPVPFEELRFRNPKNSKLLSQEQLIPIRTVTD; encoded by the coding sequence ATGACTGCGCCCGTAGGACTGCCGTTATGGCTATTGGCTGAACTGACCTATCGCTGCCCATTACAGTGTCCTTATTGCTCTAATCCTGTTGATTATGCTCAGTATAAAAAAGAGCTGACGACGCAAGAGTGGTTTGATGTCTTTGATCAGGCGCGGCAGATGGGCGCTGTACAGCTTGGTTTTTCTGGCGGTGAACCGCTGGTTCGTCAAGATTTAGAAGAATTAGTCGCTTATGCTCATAACAAAGGGTTTTATACCAATTTAATCACCTCAGGTATGGGATTAAACGCCTCTCGCATTGCGCGATTAAAAGAAGCTGGTCTTGACCACATACAAATTAGTTTTCAAGCCAGTGATCCGACGGTGAACAATGCTTTAGCGGGCTCCAAACATGCCTTTGAGCAAAAGTATGAGATGTCCCGTTTGGTCAAGCAGTACGACTACCCAATGGTGCTGAACTTTGTCATTCATCGGCAGAATATTGATCAAATTGACCAGATTATCGAGCTGTGTTTGGAGCTTGAAGCCGATACGGTGGAACTGGCTATTTGTCAATTTTATGGTTGGGCTTATGAGAATATACAAGGGCTACTGCCCACCAAAGACCAAGTGGTGAGAGCGGAACGCATTACCAATGAGTATCGTGAAAAAATCAGAGCATTAAATATTAAATGCAAACTCATTTTTGTGGTGCCGGATTATTACGAAGAACGTCCGAAACCCTGTATGGATGGTTGGGGTAAAATCTTCTTAACCGTCGCCCCTGATGGCACTGCCCTACCTTGCCACGCTGCCCGCCAAATGCCAATACAGTTCCCCAACGTACGAGACACTCAGCTTGCGGATATTTGGTATGAATCTGCGAGCTTTAATCAGTTTCGCGGTGAGGATTGGATGACTGACCTGTGCCAGAGCTGTCCTGAAAAGGGGCGTGATTACGGCGGCTGTCGTTGCCAAGCGTTTATGCTGACGGGAGATGCCAAAAATGCCGATCCAGTGTGTGGAAAATCGCCTTATCACTATCTGATTGAGGAAGCACGTGTGAACAGTGAGACGCCTGTACCTTTCGAGGAACTGCGCTTTCGCAATCCAAAAAACTCCAAACTATTGAGTCAAGAGCAATTGATTCCTATTCGTACGGTAACGGACTAA
- the bilR gene encoding bilirubin reductase, long form, with translation MQVLQPITIGHTVFKNRVLFPPLTTGYEDADGNISPQSLAFYTRLAQGGTGYIVLGDVAPIRSFAVTPKLYDDSQIESFRRLADNVHAYGAKLGVQIFHPEYDCDALNALFDAGEMHKVRAQLHHDMAHFVNDVTEAALMIIIEKMCACARRARTAGVDVIHIHGDRLVGALCSSLMNKRSDQFGGSLENRTRFALLLVQALKDAVPELLIEYKLPVITPERGKGGVPLSEAPVFAKWLEAAGVHMLHVAQANHTGNLADTIPPMGVQPYCFFADITHAVKQAVTIPVSTSGRIIDPQMAENMLTEGKADMIGIGRALLADSDWVNKTAAGRPQDICRCISCNEGCVDTVLNRSFIACVVNAENGFEAVRFITPAQQQKHVVVIGGGPAGLEAARVAAVKGHKVTLLEKNAYLGGQLNIASVPPRKLEIRRTIEDLTQANHALGVQITLAHDATPASVLALAPDAVIIAVGASSFIPPISGIDSATVCDAWQVLAGEQQVAGRVAIIGGGIVGCETAEYLAELGCQVSIVDINEQIGADIGATVLPSVLATFKTYGVAQYSGLTVTRIETHVETHIETITASNSATNTALQCIDKQGKVVPIPCDFVVTASGARPVDFDTTIFDAQGIEVIKVGDCQQVADIAYAIKTAYDAANLL, from the coding sequence ATGCAAGTCTTACAACCGATTACTATTGGTCATACTGTCTTTAAAAACCGCGTATTATTTCCCCCACTTACCACAGGTTACGAAGATGCTGACGGTAATATTAGCCCGCAGAGCCTAGCCTTTTATACCCGTTTGGCGCAGGGTGGCACCGGCTATATTGTGCTCGGTGATGTCGCACCCATTCGTAGCTTTGCGGTGACGCCTAAACTCTATGACGATAGCCAAATCGAAAGTTTCCGCCGACTTGCGGATAATGTGCATGCTTATGGGGCGAAGCTTGGTGTACAGATATTCCATCCTGAGTATGACTGCGACGCCCTAAACGCCTTATTTGACGCCGGTGAGATGCATAAGGTGCGCGCACAACTGCATCATGATATGGCCCATTTCGTCAATGACGTGACCGAAGCCGCCCTAATGATCATCATTGAGAAGATGTGCGCCTGTGCTCGTCGTGCGCGGACAGCGGGTGTAGATGTGATTCATATCCATGGCGATCGTTTGGTCGGCGCTCTATGTAGCTCGCTTATGAATAAACGTAGCGACCAGTTTGGTGGCTCGCTGGAGAATCGTACTCGTTTTGCCTTACTACTGGTGCAGGCGCTTAAAGACGCTGTACCTGAGCTGCTGATAGAATACAAACTGCCCGTGATTACGCCTGAACGCGGCAAAGGTGGTGTGCCTCTGTCTGAAGCGCCAGTGTTTGCAAAATGGTTAGAGGCTGCAGGTGTGCATATGCTGCATGTGGCGCAGGCGAACCATACGGGTAATCTAGCAGATACCATCCCGCCGATGGGCGTGCAGCCGTATTGTTTTTTTGCGGATATTACCCATGCCGTTAAACAGGCGGTCACTATCCCCGTCAGTACCTCGGGGCGTATTATCGACCCACAGATGGCGGAAAATATGCTTACTGAAGGCAAGGCCGATATGATAGGCATCGGTCGTGCCCTACTGGCGGATTCTGATTGGGTGAATAAAACGGCTGCTGGACGACCCCAAGATATCTGCCGCTGTATCTCTTGTAATGAAGGCTGCGTCGATACCGTACTCAATCGCTCGTTTATTGCTTGCGTAGTCAATGCGGAAAATGGTTTTGAAGCGGTACGTTTTATCACGCCTGCACAGCAGCAGAAACATGTCGTGGTCATCGGTGGCGGGCCTGCCGGCTTAGAAGCTGCGCGAGTAGCGGCGGTAAAAGGCCACAAGGTTACTTTATTAGAAAAAAACGCCTACCTTGGTGGGCAATTAAACATCGCTTCAGTCCCCCCACGTAAGCTTGAAATACGCCGGACTATTGAAGATTTGACTCAAGCGAACCACGCGCTAGGCGTACAGATTACGCTTGCGCATGATGCCACGCCGGCAAGCGTATTGGCGTTAGCCCCTGATGCGGTCATTATAGCGGTCGGAGCTAGTAGCTTTATACCCCCCATTTCCGGTATTGACAGTGCTACTGTTTGTGATGCTTGGCAAGTCTTAGCAGGCGAGCAACAGGTAGCGGGCCGGGTAGCTATTATTGGGGGCGGGATTGTCGGCTGTGAGACGGCGGAATATCTGGCTGAGCTAGGGTGCCAAGTGTCTATCGTCGATATAAATGAGCAGATTGGGGCGGACATTGGTGCTACTGTATTACCGAGCGTATTGGCCACCTTTAAAACCTATGGGGTCGCTCAATATTCTGGGCTTACTGTAACCCGCATCGAAACCCATGTTGAAACCCATATTGAAACTATTACCGCTAGTAATTCCGCAACCAATACTGCCCTGCAATGTATTGATAAACAGGGTAAAGTAGTCCCTATCCCTTGCGATTTTGTCGTGACCGCCAGTGGCGCCCGACCTGTTGATTTTGATACCACTATTTTTGATGCTCAAGGTATTGAAGTGATTAAAGTCGGTGACTGCCAGCAAGTAGCGGATATAGCTTACGCTATCAAAACGGCTTACGATGCCGCCAATTTACTTTAA
- the pqqC gene encoding pyrroloquinoline-quinone synthase PqqC — protein sequence MNTIQEEKTALSVEAFEQAILNKGQYYHIYHPFHIMMHEGQASQKQIQAWVANRFYYQINIPLKDAAIMANCPDQRVRQEWIQRMIDQDGVYPDGGGREAWLSLAEAVGLTREQVISEELVLPGVRFAVDAYVNFARRSSWREAASSSLTELFAPQIHQSRLESWPKHYPWIQEQGYTYFRSRLSQARRDVEHGLTITLDSFKTVEQQERMLEILQFKLDILWTILDALSLAYVHNQAPYQSVTSDNVWHKGLFK from the coding sequence ATGAACACCATACAAGAAGAGAAGACCGCCCTTAGCGTAGAGGCGTTTGAACAAGCGATTTTGAACAAAGGTCAGTATTATCATATCTACCACCCTTTCCATATCATGATGCATGAAGGACAGGCGAGCCAAAAGCAAATCCAAGCTTGGGTAGCCAATCGATTCTACTATCAAATTAACATTCCCTTAAAAGACGCCGCGATTATGGCGAACTGCCCGGATCAGCGGGTGCGTCAAGAATGGATTCAGCGCATGATTGACCAAGACGGTGTATATCCTGATGGGGGTGGTCGTGAAGCTTGGCTAAGTCTGGCAGAAGCGGTAGGTCTTACGCGTGAGCAAGTGATTTCCGAAGAGTTGGTGTTGCCTGGGGTGCGTTTTGCCGTGGATGCCTACGTGAATTTTGCTCGCCGTTCGTCATGGCGAGAAGCCGCTAGTAGCTCATTGACCGAGTTATTTGCCCCGCAGATTCATCAGTCACGCTTAGAGTCTTGGCCCAAACATTACCCTTGGATTCAAGAGCAAGGCTACACGTATTTTCGCTCGCGCTTAAGTCAAGCTCGCCGTGATGTTGAGCATGGTCTAACCATCACCTTAGACTCATTCAAAACGGTTGAACAACAGGAGCGCATGTTGGAAATCCTACAATTTAAACTGGATATTTTGTGGACCATCTTAGATGCCTTGAGCTTGGCTTATGTGCATAATCAAGCCCCTTACCAAAGCGTCACCTCTGACAATGTTTGGCATAAAGGATTGTTTAAATGA
- a CDS encoding ankyrin repeat domain-containing protein, which translates to MKRFATLGLSAAMAAMLVTGCTNMSMDSDSNHAADTVQVVAADKAPVPQQGFRFSDAENFDIANKDKLSWRVFYDKPSTGADAKWFDAVKRGDLATVKYMVAHGQGLEAKDTGSLEQTALGWAAFIGYEDMVDYLVAQGADLYATDKGDVYNVMKSAVLGKNTNVVKKVHKLLNADKPVDLNDQTVESDGETLIMVAASNNRIETVKYLLAQGAKPNLVATTKDKKMGSYNQSAYSYACTRDHVEMQKILAANGAINHRTGKASCE; encoded by the coding sequence ATGAAACGTTTTGCCACTTTAGGCTTGTCTGCTGCTATGGCCGCTATGTTAGTCACTGGCTGCACCAATATGAGTATGGATAGTGATAGCAACCATGCAGCCGATACCGTCCAGGTCGTCGCTGCGGATAAAGCGCCTGTACCACAACAGGGCTTTCGCTTTAGTGACGCGGAAAACTTCGACATCGCTAATAAGGACAAACTCTCTTGGCGAGTATTCTATGACAAGCCATCTACAGGCGCGGATGCCAAATGGTTTGATGCGGTCAAGCGCGGTGACCTAGCTACGGTCAAATATATGGTGGCACATGGTCAAGGTTTAGAAGCCAAAGACACAGGCAGCCTTGAGCAAACGGCGCTAGGTTGGGCAGCATTTATTGGCTATGAAGATATGGTAGATTATTTAGTCGCACAGGGAGCCGATCTCTATGCCACCGATAAAGGCGACGTCTATAATGTCATGAAGTCTGCTGTATTGGGCAAAAATACCAATGTCGTCAAAAAGGTACATAAGCTGTTAAATGCAGATAAGCCAGTCGATCTGAATGACCAAACGGTAGAGAGCGATGGTGAGACTTTAATCATGGTAGCGGCGAGTAATAATCGCATTGAGACGGTAAAGTACTTGCTAGCACAAGGCGCCAAGCCAAACTTAGTGGCGACCACTAAAGATAAAAAAATGGGCTCATATAATCAAAGTGCTTATTCGTATGCATGTACGCGTGACCATGTCGAGATGCAAAAAATACTGGCGGCCAATGGGGCTATTAACCACCGTACGGGTAAAGCTAGTTGTGAGTAA
- a CDS encoding TetR/AcrR family transcriptional regulator, with protein sequence MIIAETKLVPETPKKITANTANPAPKDTKAHLLNTGYQLIAKKGFTGVGIKEILDSAGVPKGSFYYYFTSKEAFGEAIIAQYFEKYRQRLETIAAQEVSAQQKIYDYFEQWYDTQQYGCDEGRCLVVKLSAEVADISEPMREVLASGYQRVIAWLSTQIKAGWEEGSVPRPANIAAESLAKRWYYAWLGASLMAKTNQSNTPLAEVWQMTTTELGR encoded by the coding sequence ATGATTATTGCCGAAACCAAGTTAGTCCCTGAAACCCCTAAGAAAATTACTGCAAACACCGCCAATCCTGCCCCTAAAGACACCAAAGCCCATCTGTTAAATACGGGTTATCAATTGATTGCGAAAAAAGGCTTTACCGGTGTGGGCATCAAAGAAATACTAGACAGTGCTGGCGTACCAAAAGGCTCGTTTTATTATTACTTTACTTCGAAAGAAGCTTTTGGTGAGGCCATCATCGCCCAGTACTTTGAAAAATATAGACAACGCTTAGAGACTATTGCCGCTCAAGAGGTAAGCGCACAGCAAAAGATTTATGATTACTTTGAGCAGTGGTATGACACGCAACAATATGGCTGCGATGAAGGCCGCTGTTTAGTGGTCAAGCTCAGTGCCGAGGTCGCTGATATCTCAGAGCCTATGCGAGAAGTACTCGCTAGCGGTTACCAACGAGTGATTGCTTGGTTGAGCACACAGATTAAAGCCGGTTGGGAAGAGGGTTCGGTACCACGCCCTGCCAATATTGCGGCAGAAAGCTTAGCAAAACGTTGGTATTACGCTTGGCTCGGTGCTAGCTTAATGGCAAAAACCAATCAGTCTAATACCCCTCTCGCTGAGGTGTGGCAAATGACCACGACTGAATTAGGTCGCTAG
- a CDS encoding dipeptidase, with amino-acid sequence MTAQPIIFDGHNDLLTRLWLSPNADPVHDFIHGTLPGHMDLQRCRKAGWLGGLFSIFLPPYAYVKNNHPDKLSPPSGSDSESGSTADFSPQQIIDICCEQLALAQQLQAHSDGQIQICTSLAQIQACQQQQKLAIVLHMEGAEVLAIQPELLEVFYNAGLRSIGPLWNRKSIFGDGLNAPFPHSPDIGSGLTQQGKDLILTCSEKHMLIDVSHMNERAFWDALELVNQPIVATHSNAHALCQQARNLTDQQLAAIKQSDGMVGVNFDVAFLRADGQRNTQTSLDVIVDHLDYLIDHLGEDHVGFGSDFDGCLLPDDLADATHLYRLVERLQQRHFSDPLIEKIMAKNWFAVLDKIWR; translated from the coding sequence ATGACTGCTCAGCCTATTATCTTTGATGGCCACAATGATCTATTGACCCGGCTTTGGCTCAGTCCAAACGCAGATCCCGTCCATGATTTTATTCATGGCACGCTGCCCGGACATATGGATTTACAGCGTTGCCGCAAAGCAGGTTGGCTGGGCGGCTTATTTTCGATTTTCCTACCGCCCTATGCTTATGTTAAAAACAACCATCCTGACAAGTTATCACCGCCCTCAGGCTCCGACTCAGAATCAGGCTCAACTGCTGACTTTAGCCCTCAGCAAATCATTGATATTTGCTGTGAGCAATTGGCGCTGGCGCAACAACTTCAGGCACACTCTGACGGGCAGATTCAAATTTGTACTTCCTTAGCGCAAATCCAAGCCTGCCAGCAGCAGCAGAAATTAGCTATAGTCCTACATATGGAAGGAGCGGAAGTTTTAGCCATTCAACCTGAGTTATTGGAGGTTTTCTATAACGCAGGGCTTAGAAGTATTGGCCCCCTCTGGAATAGAAAAAGCATTTTTGGAGATGGCTTAAACGCGCCCTTTCCGCATTCTCCTGATATAGGCTCTGGCCTCACCCAGCAAGGCAAAGACCTTATTCTGACGTGTAGTGAAAAGCATATGCTAATCGATGTCTCACACATGAATGAACGGGCTTTTTGGGATGCCTTAGAGCTGGTCAATCAACCCATTGTCGCGACCCATTCCAATGCTCACGCTTTATGTCAACAAGCCAGAAATTTGACCGATCAGCAACTGGCGGCCATTAAACAAAGCGATGGGATGGTAGGTGTAAACTTCGATGTGGCTTTTCTTCGCGCGGATGGGCAACGCAACACGCAAACCTCCCTCGATGTGATTGTAGACCATCTCGATTATCTAATTGATCATTTAGGCGAAGACCACGTAGGTTTTGGCTCTGATTTTGATGGCTGTCTACTGCCGGATGATTTGGCGGATGCGACTCACCTCTATAGGTTGGTTGAGCGCCTGCAACAACGACACTTCTCTGACCCTCTCATTGAAAAGATCATGGCGAAAAATTGGTTTGCTGTTTTGGATAAAATTTGGCGATGA
- a CDS encoding iron-containing alcohol dehydrogenase, translating into MNNFQYYNPVRIVFGEGQIEQLADLVPNNARVLITYGGGSAQRTGTLDEVKNALTSNGERSVFEFGGIEANPEFTTLLKAADMVNEHNIDFLLAVGGGSVIDGSKFVALVAGLTEADSTTVSREQAWEALTSGCRSLDTAIELGAVLTIPATGSEMNSGGVINYSERSAKLPFGNPLVFPKFSILDPTKTLTLPERQVMNGVADAFVHVMEQYLTYPVNAKVQDAFAEGLLKILIEEGIAVKNDPTNMDTRKNLMWTATMALNGLIGTGVPQDWTTHMIGHELTSLHAIDHARTLTIVLPSVMRELKDSKKDKLLQYARNVWNLDTDAENAVDEETLIEQAIAKTEAFFRELGLPVSLTDAELDESAIEPIIKQLEAHKMVKLGEHRSNDLEVSRRILQRAV; encoded by the coding sequence ATGAATAACTTTCAATATTACAATCCCGTCCGTATCGTCTTTGGCGAAGGTCAAATCGAGCAATTAGCAGATTTAGTTCCTAATAATGCCCGCGTCCTTATTACTTATGGCGGTGGCTCTGCCCAACGTACGGGCACTTTAGATGAAGTCAAAAATGCTTTAACTAGCAATGGCGAGCGTAGTGTCTTTGAGTTTGGCGGTATCGAAGCCAACCCTGAGTTCACCACTTTGCTGAAAGCCGCCGACATGGTTAACGAACACAACATCGATTTCCTATTGGCTGTGGGCGGTGGTTCCGTGATTGATGGCAGCAAATTTGTCGCCTTGGTCGCAGGCCTTACTGAAGCGGATAGCACCACCGTATCGCGTGAGCAAGCTTGGGAGGCGCTAACCAGTGGTTGCAGAAGTCTAGATACTGCTATCGAATTGGGTGCCGTATTAACTATCCCGGCCACGGGCTCTGAGATGAACTCTGGTGGCGTCATCAACTATAGTGAGCGCAGTGCCAAACTCCCCTTTGGTAACCCGTTAGTTTTCCCTAAATTCTCTATTCTTGACCCGACCAAGACTTTGACCTTGCCTGAGCGCCAAGTTATGAACGGCGTCGCGGATGCTTTCGTCCACGTCATGGAGCAGTACCTCACCTACCCGGTCAATGCCAAGGTGCAAGACGCCTTTGCCGAAGGTCTGCTAAAAATTCTTATTGAAGAAGGTATCGCGGTCAAAAACGACCCAACCAATATGGATACCCGTAAAAACTTGATGTGGACTGCGACCATGGCGCTAAACGGCCTTATTGGCACTGGTGTGCCACAAGACTGGACCACCCACATGATTGGTCATGAGTTGACCTCACTACACGCTATCGATCATGCCCGCACCCTAACCATCGTATTGCCATCAGTGATGCGCGAATTGAAAGACAGCAAAAAAGACAAGCTGTTGCAATACGCTCGCAATGTCTGGAACTTAGATACTGATGCGGAAAATGCGGTCGATGAAGAGACCCTGATTGAGCAAGCTATTGCTAAGACTGAAGCCTTTTTCCGTGAATTGGGCCTACCTGTGAGCCTCACCGATGCTGAACTGGATGAGAGTGCTATCGAGCCTATCATTAAACAATTAGAAGCGCATAAGATGGTCAAATTGGGTGAGCACCGCAGCAACGATTTAGAAGTGTCGCGTCGAATCTTACAACGTGCGGTCTAA
- a CDS encoding PH domain-containing protein, translated as MTSYIDNNLTNGEVVVQKAKVSWWSQDKLIFLGIILLLAYGIGLIFLIAAYINVTHTEIALTNKRLIMKKGFIKRDTVELNLSKIEGLVVKQSMTGRLLNYGTLIVSGTGELKTPLPSISEPMEFKKAINEYLENR; from the coding sequence ATGACTAGTTATATTGACAACAACCTAACCAATGGAGAGGTTGTTGTACAAAAAGCAAAAGTAAGTTGGTGGTCACAAGATAAACTAATATTTTTAGGAATAATCTTATTATTAGCTTACGGTATAGGGCTAATATTTTTGATAGCTGCTTACATTAATGTAACCCATACTGAGATTGCTCTGACAAATAAACGCCTGATAATGAAAAAAGGCTTTATAAAACGAGATACTGTAGAGTTGAATTTAAGTAAAATAGAAGGACTAGTAGTCAAACAAAGTATGACTGGACGTTTACTAAATTACGGAACATTAATTGTTTCAGGTACAGGTGAATTAAAGACCCCTCTACCTTCTATATCAGAGCCAATGGAGTTTAAAAAAGCGATTAATGAATACTTAGAAAACAGATAA
- a CDS encoding aldehyde dehydrogenase family protein, whose protein sequence is MSNANKTSASYKDFNLQYIAGEWQEGQDDSVNTDTNPYNGETLVAIKQATKDQLNEAFAEAKKAQVEWAQKTPAERAQVLYNVVNIFDQRQDEIINWLVKESGSTQVKAMVEWGSARAITLEAASFPSRVHGEIRPSNIPGKENFIYREPIGVIAVISPWNFPLHLTQRSIAPALALGNAVVLKPASDTPVTGGLLLAKIFEEVGLPKGLLNVVVGAGSEIGDAIVEHDVPGLVSFTGSTDVGKHIGKLANGGDYIKQVALELGGNSPFVVLKDADLEQAVRAAAFGKFLHQGQICIAINRIIVEDSLYDEFVSRFKAHVETLKVGDPAQPDTAVGPIINKQQLESLKEKIAKAQEEGAKMILSGEIQGQVVPPHIFTEVTREMDLSKNEVFGPLVGIIRAKDEADALSIANDSMYGLSSAVFTKDMATGLRFARGIKAGMTHINDISVNDESFMAFGGEKNSGIGRFNGEWILEEFTTVHWISVQHQPRDYPF, encoded by the coding sequence ATGTCAAACGCTAATAAAACCTCAGCATCCTATAAAGACTTTAATCTGCAATACATTGCCGGTGAGTGGCAAGAAGGTCAAGACGATAGCGTCAATACCGATACCAACCCTTATAATGGTGAGACGTTGGTAGCAATTAAACAAGCCACGAAAGACCAGTTAAATGAAGCGTTTGCAGAGGCAAAAAAAGCGCAGGTAGAATGGGCACAAAAAACGCCAGCTGAACGTGCGCAAGTGCTTTATAACGTGGTTAATATCTTTGATCAACGCCAAGACGAGATTATCAATTGGTTGGTAAAAGAGTCGGGCAGTACCCAAGTGAAGGCCATGGTAGAGTGGGGCAGTGCGCGAGCCATTACTTTAGAGGCGGCTAGCTTCCCAAGTCGAGTACACGGTGAGATCCGTCCGTCCAACATCCCAGGTAAAGAAAACTTTATCTACCGCGAGCCTATCGGGGTCATCGCTGTGATTAGCCCGTGGAACTTCCCCCTTCATCTTACCCAGCGCTCTATTGCTCCAGCTCTAGCCTTAGGTAATGCAGTCGTACTGAAACCGGCCAGCGATACCCCAGTGACGGGTGGTTTGCTATTGGCCAAAATATTTGAAGAAGTGGGTCTGCCTAAAGGTTTGCTCAATGTGGTCGTCGGTGCGGGTAGTGAAATTGGTGATGCTATCGTCGAGCATGATGTGCCGGGTTTGGTCTCATTTACCGGGTCAACGGACGTGGGCAAACACATTGGTAAGCTGGCCAATGGCGGTGACTATATTAAACAAGTCGCGCTAGAGTTGGGTGGCAACAGTCCGTTTGTCGTCTTAAAAGATGCGGACTTAGAGCAAGCGGTACGTGCTGCCGCCTTTGGTAAATTCTTACATCAAGGTCAAATCTGTATTGCCATTAACCGTATTATCGTCGAAGACAGCCTTTACGATGAGTTTGTGAGCCGCTTTAAAGCGCATGTCGAAACCCTTAAAGTCGGTGATCCAGCGCAGCCAGATACTGCCGTCGGTCCTATCATTAATAAGCAACAACTGGAGTCGTTAAAAGAGAAGATTGCTAAAGCTCAAGAAGAGGGCGCGAAGATGATTCTTAGCGGTGAGATTCAAGGGCAGGTGGTACCGCCGCATATCTTTACCGAAGTTACTCGCGAGATGGATTTATCTAAGAATGAGGTATTTGGGCCTTTAGTCGGTATTATCCGTGCCAAAGATGAGGCAGACGCGCTATCGATTGCCAATGACTCCATGTATGGTCTATCGAGTGCCGTATTTACCAAAGATATGGCGACAGGGTTACGTTTCGCACGCGGTATCAAAGCGGGCATGACCCATATTAATGATATCTCAGTGAATGATGAAAGCTTTATGGCCTTTGGTGGCGAGAAAAATTCTGGGATTGGCCGCTTTAATGGTGAGTGGATACTAGAAGAGTTCACTACGGTGCATTGGATTTCGGTGCAGCATCAGCCTCGCGATTATCCCTTCTAA
- the pqqD gene encoding pyrroloquinoline quinone biosynthesis peptide chaperone PqqD, whose translation MSLPASLPDLDLSIVPVWRHGYRFQFEPAQNAYVLLYPEGMIKLNESASIIGQHIDGKASIADIIEKVQALFGDIPEIEQDIIEYMLVAQREHWIDL comes from the coding sequence ATGAGTTTACCCGCTAGTTTACCTGACCTAGATCTCTCCATTGTCCCCGTGTGGCGTCATGGCTATCGCTTTCAATTTGAGCCGGCACAGAATGCCTATGTCTTGTTATACCCTGAAGGCATGATCAAATTAAACGAAAGCGCTAGTATTATTGGGCAACATATCGATGGTAAGGCGTCCATTGCCGATATTATTGAAAAGGTGCAAGCCCTGTTTGGTGATATTCCTGAAATTGAGCAAGATATCATTGAATATATGCTAGTGGCTCAACGTGAACATTGGATTGATTTGTGA